From the genome of Candidatus Nealsonbacteria bacterium, one region includes:
- a CDS encoding methionine--tRNA ligase, whose product MKKTYITTSIAYTNALPHIGFGLELIQADVAARYYRSLGKAVWFLTGTDEHGEKVAKKAQEEGKDPGQFCDEIAQKFIDLTRLLNISNDDFIRTTDQERHWPGVTKMWETLKANGDIYEKNYEGLYCLGCEAFIVPRDLIEEKCPYHGKEPEPVKEKNYFFKLSKYSDRIEQAIISNQIEIISPSRKKEILGFIDRGLEDVSFSRPVEKVKWGIPVPGDSTQSVYVWGDALTNYISAIGYGRNDDYKNIWPADIQFVGKDIIKFHALIWPAMLMSADLDLPRKIFVHGFLNFDGRKMSKSLGNIIDPFELVEKYGVDPVRYYFLRELNPNEDGDFSYDKFEERYNADLASGLGNLVSRVVTLARGIYMNDSLGMDIGIQKEIDETSKKCLEYLNELKFNLALAEIWALLKRADRYIETNRPWEKEREGREEVIYSLTVLLSSVAKMINPFMPETSDRVLKFLSNKEKGMLFKKID is encoded by the coding sequence ATGAAAAAAACATATATTACAACTAGCATAGCTTATACCAACGCTTTGCCCCATATTGGGTTCGGGCTTGAATTAATTCAAGCTGATGTGGCAGCTCGCTATTATCGATCTTTGGGTAAGGCTGTTTGGTTTTTGACTGGTACTGATGAGCATGGAGAAAAAGTTGCAAAAAAAGCTCAAGAAGAGGGAAAAGACCCCGGTCAATTTTGCGATGAAATAGCTCAGAAATTTATAGACTTAACCCGGTTATTAAATATTTCTAATGATGATTTCATTAGAACTACTGACCAAGAAAGGCATTGGCCCGGAGTAACAAAAATGTGGGAGACCCTAAAGGCAAATGGTGATATTTACGAAAAAAATTATGAGGGATTATATTGTCTTGGATGTGAAGCGTTTATTGTTCCAAGAGATCTTATTGAAGAGAAGTGTCCTTATCACGGAAAAGAGCCGGAGCCGGTTAAAGAAAAGAATTATTTTTTTAAACTATCTAAATATTCAGACAGAATAGAGCAAGCGATTATAAGTAATCAGATTGAAATCATCTCTCCATCAAGAAAGAAAGAAATATTAGGTTTCATTGATAGGGGACTAGAAGATGTTAGCTTCTCTCGTCCTGTTGAGAAGGTGAAATGGGGAATTCCAGTCCCAGGTGATTCAACTCAGTCTGTATATGTTTGGGGTGATGCTTTGACTAATTATATTTCTGCTATTGGTTATGGAAGGAATGATGATTATAAGAATATTTGGCCAGCCGATATCCAGTTTGTAGGAAAGGATATTATTAAATTCCACGCTCTTATTTGGCCGGCAATGCTAATGTCTGCCGACTTGGATTTACCTAGAAAGATTTTTGTTCACGGTTTTTTAAATTTTGATGGCAGGAAGATGTCAAAGAGCTTAGGTAATATTATTGATCCTTTTGAATTAGTTGAAAAATATGGCGTTGATCCAGTTCGTTACTACTTTCTTCGAGAATTGAATCCGAACGAAGATGGAGACTTTAGTTATGATAAATTTGAGGAAAGATACAACGCAGATTTAGCAAGTGGATTGGGTAACCTAGTCTCTAGAGTTGTGACTCTGGCTAGGGGTATCTATATGAATGATTCCTTGGGTATGGACATAGGAATTCAAAAAGAGATTGATGAAACTAGTAAGAAATGTTTGGAATATTTAAATGAATTAAAGTTTAATCTTGCCCTTGCTGAAATTTGGGCACTTCTTAAGAGAGCGGATCGTTATATTGAGACTAACCGACCTTGGGAAAAAGAAAGAGAGGGAAGGGAAGAAGTTATATACAGCTTAACTGTTCTTTTGTCTTCAGTTGCTAAGATGATTAATCCCTTTATGCCGGAAACATCTGATAGGGTGTTAAAATTTTTAAGCAACAAAGAGAAGGGAATGCTTTTTAAGAAAATTGATTAG
- a CDS encoding histidine phosphatase family protein: MNNNFYILRHGQTEYQEGKNSFIYPWDESITTIGLSSQGEKQIRKRSAEIKSLRIDFIYTSDFKRTKETAGIVAKVIGLDKENLFFDSKLRDINLGVYHGKLKEKFYNDFPDFLTDFNQKPEKGESLGEVRERIMEVVSRIDQAHKGKNILIISHGEPLWLLENTIKNLTDEEFLDRKRAKNNYIQTGELRKLN, encoded by the coding sequence ATGAATAATAATTTTTACATATTAAGACACGGCCAAACAGAATATCAGGAAGGGAAAAATAGTTTTATATACCCTTGGGATGAATCAATTACAACCATTGGTCTTAGTAGCCAAGGAGAGAAGCAAATTAGAAAAAGGTCAGCAGAAATAAAAAGCTTAAGAATAGATTTTATTTATACCTCAGACTTTAAGAGAACTAAAGAAACAGCGGGAATAGTGGCCAAAGTAATCGGCCTTGATAAAGAAAATCTTTTTTTTGATTCAAAATTAAGAGATATTAACTTAGGCGTGTATCACGGAAAATTAAAAGAAAAGTTTTATAATGATTTTCCTGATTTCTTGACTGATTTTAATCAAAAACCGGAAAAAGGAGAAAGTTTAGGAGAGGTGCGTGAACGAATTATGGAAGTTGTATCAAGAATTGACCAAGCTCACAAAGGGAAAAACATTTTGATTATAAGTCATGGAGAGCCTTTGTGGCTTCTTGAAAATACGATAAAGAACTTAACTGATGAAGAATTCTTGGATAGAAAACGAGCGAAGAACAACTATATTCAAACAGGAGAGCTGAGAAAATTAAACTAG
- a CDS encoding AI-2E family transporter: MNKSENVLDLSWETIFKIALSIIFFYLLFQVKDILVWFIFALIISILFNPMIEFLIKFKIPRSLATAIVYLSFFGISSVVIYSVLSVLITELDQFSRILPFYFRELSPVLRDLGIHAFEDIENFVVAIRGSLREMTTALFSFSFAIFGGLFTTFFVLTMSFFLSIEGKVVDRAILLIFPKKYEDYAVKLWGRSQKKVSSWFFTRIISCLFVGAATYISCVILRIDYPLSLGLIAGIFNFIPYIGSLIAGILIFMIAAMDGLTKALFISSIFLIIQLIESIVLIPVLSQKFIGLSPVLVILALAIGGALWGFLGALLAIPLVGIIFEFLKEYLDRRKQESLVNTSV, encoded by the coding sequence ATGAACAAGAGTGAAAATGTTTTAGATCTTTCTTGGGAGACTATCTTTAAAATAGCGCTTTCAATTATATTCTTTTACCTTCTTTTTCAGGTGAAAGATATTTTGGTTTGGTTCATTTTTGCCTTGATAATATCCATCCTTTTTAATCCAATGATTGAATTTCTAATAAAATTTAAAATACCAAGATCATTGGCTACTGCGATTGTTTATCTCTCTTTCTTTGGAATATCGAGTGTGGTCATTTATTCTGTTTTGTCTGTTTTAATAACTGAGCTAGATCAGTTTTCAAGAATTCTGCCATTCTACTTCAGAGAACTTTCACCAGTTTTAAGGGATCTTGGAATTCATGCTTTTGAAGATATTGAAAACTTTGTTGTTGCGATTAGGGGATCATTAAGAGAGATGACCACAGCACTCTTTAGCTTTTCTTTTGCTATTTTTGGCGGATTATTTACAACCTTCTTTGTTCTAACAATGTCTTTCTTCTTATCTATTGAAGGTAAGGTTGTTGATCGAGCTATATTACTTATATTCCCCAAGAAGTACGAAGATTACGCAGTTAAACTATGGGGAAGATCTCAAAAAAAAGTGAGCAGCTGGTTTTTCACCAGAATAATATCTTGTCTTTTTGTTGGTGCGGCAACCTATATTTCTTGTGTTATATTGAGGATAGATTATCCTCTTTCCTTAGGGTTGATCGCCGGAATATTTAATTTCATTCCTTATATCGGATCACTTATTGCCGGAATTTTGATATTTATGATCGCAGCAATGGATGGACTAACAAAGGCATTATTTATATCATCAATATTTTTAATAATTCAATTAATAGAAAGTATCGTTCTTATTCCAGTGCTGTCCCAAAAATTTATTGGCCTTTCACCGGTCTTAGTGATATTGGCCCTTGCAATAGGGGGCGCACTATGGGGATTCTTGGGAGCATTATTAGCAATACCTTTGGTTGGAATTATCTTTGAATTCCTTAAAGAATATCTTGATAGGAGAAAACAAGAAAGTCTAGTTAATACATCCGTATAG
- a CDS encoding insulinase family protein, protein MFQKITLSNGLRIITIPSKSSKTVTVLALVGVGSKYENKEINGISHYLEHMYFKGTKKRPNPKAVAETLDRIGGVYNAFTGDECTGYYAKVAASHFDDAIEWVSDIFLNSTLPQKEIIKEKGVIIEEINMIKDHPMNHVQRLWTDILYGDQPAGWNIAGTKETILSIGRKDLVDYMNKSYVGPNTIICVAGNVTADKVKKRVEGYFSKISSAEPMVKIKTVEEQKSPALIIENRNTDQTHICIGVRAYNIAHPHRYTLEVMETILGKMMSSRLFTKIREELGLAYYIRTDVEATSDTGFLVSQAGVDNTKVKDAISAILTEYKKIATRKVSSDELTKAKENIKGKMAISLESSDAQSMFYGMQDLLEKKIVKPNEIFKKIDAVTTGDILLVAKDIFRPENLNLALIGPSKESDIKKILII, encoded by the coding sequence ATGTTTCAAAAAATAACCCTTTCAAATGGTTTAAGGATAATCACGATCCCATCAAAAAGCAGTAAAACTGTTACGGTTTTAGCTTTAGTTGGTGTTGGTTCAAAATATGAAAATAAAGAGATAAATGGAATTTCGCATTACTTGGAACACATGTATTTTAAAGGCACCAAGAAGAGACCTAATCCAAAAGCAGTTGCTGAAACACTTGATAGGATAGGCGGAGTTTATAACGCTTTTACAGGCGATGAATGCACGGGTTACTATGCCAAAGTAGCTGCATCTCATTTTGATGATGCGATTGAATGGGTTTCTGATATTTTCCTTAACTCAACTTTGCCCCAGAAAGAAATAATCAAAGAAAAAGGGGTTATAATAGAGGAGATTAATATGATAAAAGATCATCCCATGAATCATGTCCAGAGACTTTGGACCGATATTCTTTATGGAGACCAACCAGCTGGATGGAATATTGCCGGAACAAAAGAAACAATTCTTTCAATTGGGCGTAAAGACCTAGTTGATTATATGAACAAGAGTTATGTCGGACCAAATACAATAATTTGCGTAGCCGGAAATGTTACCGCAGACAAGGTTAAAAAAAGAGTGGAAGGATATTTTTCAAAAATATCTTCAGCTGAACCTATGGTAAAAATAAAGACTGTTGAGGAGCAAAAGAGTCCCGCTTTAATAATTGAGAACAGAAATACCGACCAGACTCATATATGTATTGGAGTCAGGGCATATAATATAGCCCATCCTCATCGCTATACCCTAGAGGTGATGGAAACTATCTTGGGAAAAATGATGAGTTCACGATTATTTACTAAAATTAGAGAAGAGTTAGGCTTAGCTTATTATATTCGTACCGACGTTGAAGCTACAAGCGACACGGGCTTTTTAGTAAGTCAGGCCGGAGTTGATAATACTAAAGTAAAGGATGCCATATCAGCGATTCTTACCGAATACAAAAAGATAGCTACTAGAAAAGTATCCTCAGATGAATTAACTAAGGCCAAGGAAAATATTAAAGGAAAGATGGCCATATCTTTAGAGTCGTCTGATGCTCAGTCTATGTTTTATGGAATGCAAGACCTTCTAGAGAAGAAGATTGTTAAGCCAAATGAAATATTTAAAAAGATAGATGCAGTCACAACAGGAGATATTTTGTTAGTAGCTAAGGATATTTTTAGACCAGAAAATCTTAACTTAGCCCTTATTGGGCCGTCTAAGGAGAGTGATATTAAAAAAATACTCATAATTTAA
- a CDS encoding TatD family hydrolase has product MNPIIDTHAHLNFKDFEPDIDQVISRCLENNISVINVGSEYITSKRSVEMAELYNEGLYVSVGLHPSHVTNDLVKPKEDHRVEVFDYNKYKELALSNKVVAIGETGLDYYYKPKDKDKINEFKAKQKEALIGQMDLADELGLPNIFHCRMAHNDMFEILESYRGNIRGVIHCFTGNLKEAQKYIELGLYLGFAGIMFKFDLREVIEKIPLDRVLVETDCPYLTPPLFKGRNEPLYIKEIIKEIAQIRSDSVDNIERVTTENAKKLFNI; this is encoded by the coding sequence ATGAACCCAATAATTGACACTCATGCCCATCTTAATTTTAAAGATTTTGAACCTGATATAGATCAGGTTATTAGTCGTTGTCTAGAAAACAATATTTCAGTTATAAATGTTGGTTCAGAATATATAACAAGTAAGCGATCGGTTGAAATGGCCGAGCTGTATAACGAGGGTCTTTATGTTTCCGTTGGGCTTCATCCAAGTCATGTAACTAATGATCTTGTTAAGCCAAAAGAAGATCATAGAGTTGAAGTCTTTGATTATAATAAGTACAAAGAATTAGCTCTTTCTAATAAGGTTGTAGCTATCGGTGAAACGGGCTTGGATTACTATTATAAGCCTAAAGACAAAGATAAGATAAATGAATTTAAGGCTAAACAAAAAGAAGCGTTAATCGGTCAAATGGATTTAGCTGATGAATTGGGTCTGCCAAATATATTTCATTGCAGAATGGCCCATAATGATATGTTTGAAATATTGGAAAGTTATAGGGGTAATATTAGGGGAGTTATTCATTGCTTTACCGGTAACTTAAAAGAAGCCCAGAAATACATTGAACTGGGCCTATACCTTGGATTCGCAGGGATAATGTTTAAGTTTGATCTTCGGGAAGTGATAGAAAAGATTCCACTTGATAGGGTTCTTGTTGAAACTGATTGTCCTTATCTTACGCCACCTCTTTTTAAGGGGCGCAATGAGCCCCTTTATATTAAGGAAATTATAAAAGAAATTGCACAAATAAGGAGTGATTCGGTTGATAATATTGAGAGAGTAACCACTGAAAATGCTAAAAAATTATTCAATATTTAA
- the leuS gene encoding leucine--tRNA ligase yields MEYKHLEIEKKWQDKWEESEAFKAEDVSEKPKFYCLDMFPYPSGVGLHVGHPRGYVATDIISRYKRMRGYNVLHPMGWDAFGLPAENYALKTGIWPQISTAKNIEVFKDQLRILGLSYDWSKEINTTDPKYFKWTQWIFLKLFEKGLAYEAVLPINWCPSCKTGLANEEVVDGGCERCGTLVTRKDIRQWVLKITEYADRLIEDLELLDWPDKIKEMQKNWVGKSEGADITFKIKGDSIEEEVKVFTTRPDTLFGTTSLVLAPEHSFVVKNKEKFNNLKEVELYIESSKGKSDLERTDLAKDKTGIEVKGFCAINPVNGKEIPVWIADYVLVSYGYGAIMSVPAHDKRDYAFAKKYEIPIIEVISGGDILEEAYSGEGVLVNSDQFNGLNFKDAKEKIVGWLEEKGLAKKSINYKLRDWLFSRQRYWGEPIPVVHCDLCGVVPLSESDLPLELPKVDNYQPTGTGESPLAGIEDWVNTKCPKCSGPAKRETNTMPQWAGSCWYYLRFIDPNNDNQLVDPEKEKYFMPVDLYVGGAEHAVLHLLYARFWHKFLYDIGIVSTKEPFLKLKNQGMILGPDGQKMSKSKGNVISPNEIVEKYGTDTFRLYEMFIGPFEDAAAWNVNGVLGVRRFIDKVWLVAQELKEEGNSKDRILHQTIKKVGEDLENFKFNTAVSAFMILINHWRKEGATKDDFMIFLRSFYPFAPHISEELWEMLGNKKSIGLEDWPEFNPSMIEEDIVNVIIQVNGKVRDIAEIQRGASEEEVRDIFFKRSRVKEWIGDKEIKKVIFVKDKLMNLVI; encoded by the coding sequence ATGGAATATAAACACTTAGAAATTGAAAAGAAATGGCAAGATAAATGGGAAGAATCCGAAGCTTTCAAAGCTGAAGATGTTTCAGAAAAGCCTAAATTCTATTGTTTAGACATGTTTCCTTATCCTTCGGGAGTAGGTTTGCATGTAGGGCATCCCAGGGGTTATGTAGCTACTGATATTATTTCTCGTTATAAGAGGATGAGAGGGTACAATGTGTTACATCCTATGGGTTGGGATGCTTTTGGTTTACCTGCGGAAAACTATGCGCTAAAGACTGGCATTTGGCCCCAGATATCAACAGCTAAAAACATTGAAGTATTTAAGGATCAGCTAAGAATATTAGGATTATCCTATGATTGGTCAAAAGAAATAAATACAACTGACCCTAAATATTTTAAATGGACTCAATGGATATTTCTTAAATTATTTGAAAAAGGATTGGCTTACGAAGCGGTTTTACCAATTAATTGGTGTCCATCTTGTAAGACCGGTCTGGCTAATGAGGAGGTTGTTGATGGAGGATGTGAGCGTTGTGGAACTTTAGTAACTAGAAAAGACATTAGACAATGGGTATTAAAAATAACTGAATATGCTGACCGTCTTATTGAAGATCTAGAGTTACTTGATTGGCCCGACAAGATAAAGGAAATGCAAAAGAATTGGGTTGGGAAATCAGAGGGAGCTGATATAACATTTAAAATAAAGGGCGATAGTATTGAAGAAGAAGTTAAGGTTTTTACTACCAGACCCGATACTTTATTTGGGACAACATCTTTAGTCTTAGCTCCAGAACATTCATTTGTAGTTAAAAATAAGGAAAAATTTAATAATCTGAAGGAGGTTGAATTATATATTGAATCATCAAAAGGGAAATCAGATCTTGAAAGAACAGATTTAGCTAAAGATAAAACGGGAATAGAAGTGAAGGGTTTTTGTGCTATTAATCCGGTAAATGGGAAGGAGATACCGGTTTGGATTGCTGATTATGTTCTTGTCTCATACGGGTATGGCGCAATTATGTCGGTACCAGCTCATGACAAACGAGATTATGCTTTTGCAAAGAAGTATGAAATCCCAATTATAGAAGTAATATCAGGCGGTGACATATTAGAAGAGGCATATAGCGGTGAGGGAGTTTTAGTAAACTCTGATCAGTTCAATGGGCTTAATTTTAAAGACGCAAAAGAAAAAATAGTTGGCTGGTTAGAAGAAAAGGGATTGGCTAAGAAATCTATTAATTACAAATTAAGAGATTGGCTTTTTTCACGCCAAAGATATTGGGGAGAGCCAATACCTGTTGTTCATTGTGACTTGTGTGGAGTGGTTCCATTATCAGAAAGTGATCTTCCCTTGGAGTTGCCTAAAGTTGATAATTATCAACCAACTGGAACCGGTGAATCTCCTTTGGCTGGGATTGAAGATTGGGTAAATACCAAGTGCCCTAAATGTAGCGGGCCAGCTAAACGAGAAACAAATACTATGCCTCAATGGGCCGGATCTTGCTGGTATTATTTAAGATTTATTGACCCCAACAACGATAATCAATTAGTTGACCCAGAAAAAGAAAAATATTTCATGCCAGTTGATCTTTATGTTGGAGGCGCTGAACACGCAGTACTCCATCTTTTATATGCTCGTTTTTGGCATAAATTTTTGTATGACATTGGAATCGTTTCAACCAAAGAGCCTTTTTTGAAATTAAAAAACCAAGGAATGATTCTTGGTCCAGATGGGCAGAAGATGTCTAAATCAAAAGGTAATGTTATTTCTCCAAATGAAATAGTTGAGAAGTACGGAACGGATACTTTCCGCTTATATGAAATGTTTATCGGACCTTTTGAGGACGCAGCCGCTTGGAATGTTAACGGAGTCTTGGGAGTGAGAAGATTTATAGATAAAGTTTGGCTTGTTGCTCAAGAATTAAAGGAAGAGGGAAATTCGAAGGATAGGATTCTTCATCAAACCATTAAGAAAGTTGGTGAGGACTTAGAAAACTTTAAATTTAATACAGCCGTAAGCGCCTTTATGATTTTAATAAATCACTGGAGAAAAGAAGGTGCAACCAAAGATGATTTTATGATCTTTTTACGTTCTTTTTATCCTTTCGCGCCCCATATTTCAGAAGAGCTTTGGGAAATGTTGGGTAATAAAAAAAGTATTGGCTTAGAAGATTGGCCTGAATTTAATCCAAGCATGATTGAAGAAGATATAGTCAATGTTATCATTCAAGTTAATGGTAAAGTTAGAGATATAGCCGAGATTCAACGAGGAGCTTCTGAAGAGGAAGTTAGAGATATATTTTTCAAAAGAAGTCGTGTCAAAGAATGGATTGGAGATAAAGAAATAAAAAAGGTCATTTTTGTTAAGGATAAATTAATGAATCTAGTCATTTAA
- the rsmI gene encoding 16S rRNA (cytidine(1402)-2'-O)-methyltransferase codes for MATLYIVATPIGNLDDITSRALNTLKEVDFILCEDTRRTKNLLTHFEISTPTLSYHHHSDLKKVDQILNLLDEGKELALVSDAGTPGISDPGGRLIEEVINRFGESVYIVPIPGCSAAITAASIAGFSMDRFIFLGFPPSKNKRNKFFEEAMESKYPVIIYESPHRISKTLKEIMEHDESRGVVVCRELTKKFETIHRGSVCNVLEKVEKDKVKGEFTLIIRPRE; via the coding sequence ATGGCCACCTTATATATCGTTGCTACTCCGATAGGTAATTTAGATGATATAACTTCTCGAGCTTTAAATACACTTAAAGAGGTTGATTTTATTTTATGCGAAGACACCAGAAGAACGAAAAATCTTTTAACACATTTTGAAATTAGCACTCCCACATTAAGTTATCATCATCATAGTGACTTAAAGAAAGTTGATCAAATTTTAAACCTTTTAGATGAAGGAAAGGAATTAGCCTTAGTTTCAGATGCTGGTACTCCGGGAATATCTGATCCGGGAGGACGGTTAATTGAAGAAGTAATTAATAGGTTTGGGGAAAGTGTTTACATTGTTCCGATACCTGGATGTAGCGCGGCAATAACAGCTGCTTCAATCGCAGGATTTTCCATGGATAGATTTATATTTTTAGGATTTCCCCCTTCAAAGAATAAAAGGAATAAATTTTTTGAGGAAGCCATGGAGTCAAAGTACCCGGTCATTATTTACGAATCTCCTCATCGAATTTCAAAGACGCTAAAGGAGATAATGGAGCATGACGAATCAAGAGGGGTGGTTGTCTGTAGAGAGCTTACTAAAAAGTTTGAAACTATTCATAGAGGGTCTGTTTGTAATGTTCTTGAAAAAGTAGAAAAAGATAAAGTGAAAGGAGAGTTTACCTTAATAATAAGGCCAAGGGAATGA
- a CDS encoding glycine--tRNA ligase: protein MTSIDKIISLCKRRGFIFPSSDIYGGLANSWDFGPMGVELKNNIKSEWWKIFVHSRNDMVGLDSAIIMNPKVWESSGHTKGFSDPLVECKKCHRRFRVDHIVGDDVWNKVKDFFEEASNEDKEKKIKEMIPECPECKEKESIMAPRNFNLMLKTFLGVVEDKTSITYLRPETAQGMFVNFKNILDSSRKQVPFGMAQIGKAFRNEITPGNYIFRTREFEQMEIEYFIPVPKDDKEWQDHFEHWRKQMAQWITHLGIDYSHIHELDVPKEDLAHYSKKTIDFEYEFPFGLSELYGLAYRTDFDLKNHENGSGENMKFRDPESGEEYWPHVIEPTFGIERTLLAVLVEAFNEEEVSSDDTRIVMKFPGWIAPVKVAVLPLVKNKEEIVSKATKIFNRLQQNFVCQYDASASIGKRYRRQDEIGTPFCVTIDFESLENNEVTVRDRDTMNQVRVNIDELENYLKENLNKK, encoded by the coding sequence ATGACATCAATAGACAAAATAATATCGCTTTGCAAAAGAAGAGGATTTATTTTTCCATCTTCTGATATTTACGGAGGACTAGCTAATTCTTGGGATTTTGGTCCTATGGGAGTAGAGCTTAAAAATAATATAAAGTCTGAGTGGTGGAAAATCTTCGTTCATAGTCGAAATGATATGGTAGGGCTTGACAGTGCCATTATTATGAATCCAAAGGTTTGGGAATCATCAGGTCATACCAAGGGGTTCTCGGATCCTTTGGTGGAATGTAAAAAATGTCATCGCAGATTTAGGGTTGATCATATAGTTGGTGATGATGTTTGGAATAAGGTGAAGGATTTTTTTGAAGAAGCATCTAACGAAGATAAAGAGAAAAAGATTAAAGAGATGATACCGGAATGTCCAGAGTGCAAAGAAAAAGAATCCATAATGGCCCCAAGGAATTTTAACTTAATGTTAAAGACTTTCTTAGGCGTAGTAGAAGACAAAACAAGTATAACATATCTAAGACCAGAAACTGCCCAAGGAATGTTTGTTAATTTTAAAAACATTCTAGATTCTTCAAGAAAGCAGGTTCCGTTTGGAATGGCTCAAATAGGGAAGGCCTTCAGAAACGAAATTACTCCGGGGAACTATATTTTCAGGACCAGAGAGTTTGAACAAATGGAAATAGAATACTTTATTCCTGTTCCAAAAGATGACAAAGAATGGCAAGATCATTTTGAGCATTGGCGAAAGCAAATGGCCCAATGGATAACACATCTGGGAATAGATTATTCACATATCCACGAGTTAGATGTTCCGAAAGAGGACTTAGCTCATTATTCAAAAAAGACAATAGATTTTGAATATGAGTTTCCTTTTGGACTTAGTGAATTATATGGATTGGCCTATAGAACAGACTTTGATCTTAAAAATCATGAAAATGGTTCAGGGGAGAATATGAAGTTTCGAGACCCTGAATCAGGAGAAGAATACTGGCCACATGTAATTGAGCCAACTTTTGGAATAGAAAGAACTTTATTAGCAGTTTTAGTTGAGGCATTTAATGAAGAGGAGGTTTCTAGCGATGACACTAGAATTGTTATGAAATTTCCAGGATGGATTGCTCCAGTAAAAGTTGCTGTTTTACCTTTGGTTAAGAATAAAGAAGAGATAGTTTCTAAGGCAACGAAGATATTTAACCGACTTCAGCAAAATTTTGTTTGTCAGTATGATGCTTCTGCATCTATTGGTAAAAGGTATCGACGTCAAGATGAGATTGGAACTCCGTTTTGTGTTACTATTGATTTTGAAAGTCTAGAGAATAATGAAGTTACTGTACGTGATCGAGATACAATGAATCAAGTAAGAGTTAATATAGATGAACTTGAGAATTATTTAAAAGAAAATTTAAATAAAAAATAG
- the recO gene encoding DNA repair protein RecO, whose protein sequence is MFFRYRTKGFVIGKKDRGEYDRIFTIYTKEFGKTCVLGRSIKKGASKLRFGVSSFSLIDVEFIEGRVYKTLTDVSIVRNYLETGKDLKRISLVNKIAEDLNLLIGHQENDQEIWKLLESTLNDTEESYNYLIYYHFLWRLLLILGYAPDLYHCISCKDSLKDENLYFSFKDGGIFCSKCVSLRGTAEFFPVAINVIKIIRIILKGDKETLLRLSLDKESERSINILSQQYIDYCAVA, encoded by the coding sequence ATGTTTTTTAGATATAGGACCAAAGGTTTTGTGATCGGAAAAAAAGATAGGGGAGAATACGATCGCATTTTTACCATATACACTAAAGAATTTGGCAAAACTTGTGTTTTAGGGAGAAGTATTAAAAAGGGAGCTTCAAAGCTTCGTTTTGGGGTATCATCTTTTTCTTTAATAGATGTAGAGTTTATTGAGGGCAGAGTTTACAAGACTCTTACTGATGTAAGTATAGTCAGGAATTATTTAGAAACAGGAAAAGATTTAAAAAGAATTTCATTGGTTAACAAGATTGCAGAAGACTTAAATCTTCTTATTGGTCATCAGGAAAATGATCAAGAAATATGGAAGCTGCTAGAAAGCACCCTTAATGACACTGAAGAGTCATATAACTATTTAATTTATTATCACTTTCTTTGGAGATTACTCTTAATCCTTGGCTATGCTCCCGATCTTTACCATTGTATTTCTTGTAAAGATAGCCTAAAAGATGAAAATCTTTATTTCTCCTTTAAAGATGGAGGAATTTTTTGCAGTAAATGTGTTTCTTTAAGAGGGACGGCTGAATTTTTTCCAGTAGCTATTAATGTAATAAAGATTATTAGAATCATTTTGAAAGGAGACAAGGAAACTCTTTTGAGATTATCTTTGGATAAAGAAAGTGAGAGATCAATTAATATTCTTTCACAGCAATACATTGATTATTGTGCCGTTGCATAA